One genomic region from Vibrio sp. SCSIO 43137 encodes:
- a CDS encoding DnaJ C-terminal domain-containing protein, producing the protein MSKRDYYSVLGVSKGASEREIKKAYKKLAMKYHPDKNPGDQAAEAAFKETKEAYEALSDADKRRQYDQFGHAAFENGGFGGQGRSQGFGGGFEDIFGDAFRQRGQGFGGSGFGGFEDMFSQGRSRQPRPQKGQDFEFPLTVDFADAIQGAEKVVELPINGQQKKINVKIPRGIKEGEKIRFTGKGGAGTHGGPAGDMYIKIAIRSHAYMEREENDLICNAEVDMVTAALGGELEVETLENRFKLKIPAGTQNGRKFKMTGKGVVSRKGETGDLLIKIKVLTPTNLTEQQKELLTRFRETLT; encoded by the coding sequence ATGTCGAAACGCGACTATTACAGCGTACTTGGCGTCTCAAAAGGGGCGTCAGAAAGAGAAATTAAAAAGGCCTATAAAAAGCTGGCAATGAAGTACCACCCTGATAAAAACCCGGGTGATCAGGCTGCAGAAGCGGCCTTTAAAGAGACCAAAGAAGCCTATGAGGCTTTATCTGATGCCGACAAGCGTCGTCAGTATGATCAGTTTGGTCATGCAGCCTTTGAAAATGGTGGTTTTGGCGGACAAGGGCGCTCGCAAGGGTTCGGTGGTGGTTTTGAAGATATCTTCGGCGATGCGTTCCGTCAGCGTGGTCAGGGTTTCGGTGGTTCAGGCTTTGGTGGTTTTGAAGATATGTTCTCTCAGGGACGCAGTCGTCAGCCCCGCCCGCAGAAAGGGCAGGACTTTGAATTTCCGTTAACAGTTGATTTCGCTGATGCTATTCAGGGTGCAGAAAAAGTGGTTGAGCTGCCGATTAATGGTCAGCAGAAAAAAATCAATGTTAAGATCCCTCGTGGCATTAAAGAGGGTGAAAAAATCCGTTTTACCGGTAAAGGTGGTGCCGGTACTCACGGCGGGCCAGCCGGTGATATGTATATAAAAATCGCGATTCGCTCTCACGCCTATATGGAGAGGGAAGAGAACGACTTAATCTGCAACGCCGAAGTCGATATGGTGACTGCAGCACTGGGTGGTGAGCTGGAAGTAGAAACGCTGGAGAACCGTTTTAAACTTAAAATTCCGGCCGGTACTCAGAATGGCCGTAAGTTTAAGATGACAGGTAAAGGAGTGGTAAGCCGTAAGGGGGAAACTGGTGACCTGCTGATTAAAATTAAGGTGCTGACACCGACCAACCTGACAGAGCAGCAGAAAGAGCTGCTGACTCGTTTCAGGGAGACCCTGACTTAA
- a CDS encoding EAL and HDOD domain-containing protein: MKYAYFARQPIMDSEKRTVGYELLFRNSQRNVFPDVDGEYATHLLLSNYFLGSGPNLLGNKLGAVNFPYQSLLDRIPTMFPSDSLMIDILEDCPPTGELLEAVRELSDRGYKIALDNFIPNKAWKEFLPHIHLIRFDIHKTPVSKAAPFINLLRGTKIKFLAEKVETYEEFVRAKRAGFKFFQGYFFRKPEMIQQKEIQASFFTVVQLCKAIAKKEVDYEEVENIITADVTLSYKLLRYVNSTSTITTEVKSFRQALAYLGEERLRRFVSLVAISTVKGDKPDSLYSLSLQRAKFCELICETLAKNNMTSQAFLVGLFSLLDSLLDQSLEDIMASVPVEKEVKQALLERQGFLGDILSLVVSYECAEWEEVDILAEKLGLIAAITAQSYEDSVLWVEELLSDIQVILK; this comes from the coding sequence ATGAAATACGCCTATTTTGCCCGCCAGCCGATCATGGATAGCGAAAAACGGACGGTGGGCTATGAGCTTCTTTTTCGCAATAGCCAGAGAAATGTATTTCCTGATGTTGATGGCGAGTATGCCACTCACCTTCTGCTTTCTAACTATTTTCTTGGCAGCGGCCCTAACCTTTTAGGGAACAAACTGGGGGCGGTAAACTTCCCTTACCAGAGTTTGCTGGACCGAATCCCGACCATGTTTCCCAGTGACTCTCTGATGATCGATATTCTGGAAGATTGTCCGCCCACTGGTGAGTTGCTGGAGGCCGTACGGGAGCTTTCCGACCGGGGCTATAAAATCGCACTCGATAACTTTATCCCCAACAAAGCGTGGAAGGAGTTTCTTCCCCATATCCATCTGATCCGTTTTGATATTCATAAAACTCCTGTCAGTAAGGCGGCTCCTTTTATTAACCTGCTGCGCGGAACCAAAATTAAATTTCTGGCAGAGAAAGTAGAAACTTACGAAGAGTTTGTCAGAGCAAAGCGGGCTGGCTTTAAATTTTTTCAGGGCTACTTTTTCCGTAAACCGGAAATGATTCAGCAAAAGGAGATTCAGGCTTCATTCTTCACTGTGGTCCAGCTATGTAAAGCCATTGCTAAAAAAGAGGTGGACTACGAGGAAGTGGAAAATATCATTACCGCGGATGTGACACTTTCATACAAGTTGCTCAGATACGTTAACTCAACCAGCACCATTACCACGGAAGTAAAATCCTTCCGTCAGGCTCTGGCCTATCTCGGGGAGGAGCGGTTAAGAAGGTTTGTCTCCCTTGTGGCTATCTCTACGGTAAAAGGTGATAAACCCGATTCGCTTTACAGCCTGTCGCTACAGAGAGCTAAGTTCTGTGAGTTAATCTGCGAAACTCTGGCAAAAAACAATATGACCAGTCAGGCGTTTTTGGTCGGGTTATTCTCTCTGCTTGATTCACTCCTGGATCAGTCCCTTGAGGATATTATGGCCTCAGTTCCTGTTGAGAAAGAGGTTAAACAGGCGCTACTGGAACGGCAAGGTTTTCTGGGGGATATTCTTTCGCTGGTGGTCAGTTATGAGTGCGCTGAGTGGGAAGAGGTGGATATTCTGGCCGAGAAGCTTGGGCTGATAGCTGCCATCACGGCGCAAAGCTATGAAGATTCCGTACTCTGGGTTGAAGAGTTGCTAAGCGATATACAGGTTATTCTGAAATAG
- a CDS encoding alpha/beta fold hydrolase, producing MQLNHKSHYIDVDNHKLHLRRIWQKENAPVVVMFHGVIEDGAIFYKDDRKGLANFLARNGFDVYVVDFRGKGGSRPLIQQDSNHDQYDVIARDIPSVMRYICSVSQQPLHVVCHSWGGVLFSAAYIRAKGYDNRIASIVCFGTKRRVAVWNRDRLLKVSLFWNNLAPLLATRKGYLDAKYYRIGAAPETKKFIQQSVHWVKKREWRDPSDNYNYTKETKKVSWPPTWYLTGVNDHSLGHADDVYRFLKETQHPDGRFTLLSKQNGNLVDYDHINILTHKLAEQDHFLSVLEWLKQHSQTATTDSQAVTL from the coding sequence ATGCAACTAAATCATAAGTCGCACTATATTGATGTCGACAACCATAAACTCCATCTGCGCCGCATATGGCAAAAAGAGAATGCGCCAGTGGTGGTGATGTTTCACGGTGTAATTGAGGATGGGGCAATTTTCTATAAGGATGACAGAAAAGGCCTTGCTAACTTTCTGGCGCGAAATGGCTTTGATGTCTATGTGGTCGATTTCAGGGGAAAGGGAGGCAGTCGTCCTCTGATTCAGCAGGATAGTAATCATGACCAATATGACGTGATTGCCAGAGATATTCCTTCCGTTATGCGCTATATCTGCTCTGTCAGCCAGCAACCTTTGCATGTGGTTTGTCATTCATGGGGTGGAGTGCTTTTTTCTGCCGCTTATATCCGCGCTAAAGGATACGATAACCGGATTGCCTCTATTGTCTGCTTCGGAACTAAACGCAGGGTAGCGGTGTGGAACCGGGACAGGCTACTCAAGGTAAGCTTGTTCTGGAATAATCTGGCCCCCTTACTTGCAACCAGAAAGGGTTATCTGGATGCAAAATACTACCGGATTGGTGCGGCACCTGAGACCAAGAAGTTTATTCAACAAAGTGTTCACTGGGTGAAAAAACGTGAGTGGAGAGATCCGTCCGATAACTACAACTACACTAAGGAAACAAAAAAGGTAAGCTGGCCGCCGACATGGTATCTGACCGGAGTAAACGACCACAGTCTCGGCCACGCTGACGATGTTTACCGTTTTCTGAAAGAAACTCAGCACCCGGATGGAAGGTTTACCTTGTTATCGAAACAGAACGGCAATCTGGTGGACTATGACCATATCAATATCCTTACTCACAAACTGGCCGAGCAGGACCATTTCTTATCGGTACTGGAGTGGCTGAAACAGCACTCGCAAACAGCTACGACTGACAGTCAGGCAGTAACACTGTAA
- a CDS encoding hybrid-cluster NAD(P)-dependent oxidoreductase: MLAWTHSDTIELICKDKWNETPDSVSFTLGCADSGLTFDFKPGQFVTLGFTFADSVEYRAYSISSLPNTADLQFTVKRVEGGLVSNYILDNLQAGERVTALKPAGNFNCIDCVPAKKVTMVSAGCGITPVASMVKFWLEQGVDIDIDFIHMARDKANTIYFSELEALAEKHENFRFKLLLKDNSGTDYPQGRLDKSWLTELSPDIAERTVYLCGPVGFMQDVRSYLSELEFDMANFFEESFSPEQEQQSSNEADAADAGGAVCVTVPAFGASVEAEKGSMLIDALEKGGVPVIAACRSGICGSCKCKVKVGEIERTSLETLTEQEIEDGFVLACSCKVNSDVEVSLN, translated from the coding sequence ATGTTAGCCTGGACACATTCAGACACCATCGAACTTATCTGCAAAGACAAATGGAACGAAACGCCGGACAGCGTCAGCTTTACACTAGGCTGTGCTGATAGCGGATTGACGTTTGATTTTAAACCGGGACAGTTTGTGACCCTTGGTTTTACCTTTGCTGACAGTGTTGAGTACCGTGCGTATTCAATCAGTTCATTGCCCAATACGGCTGATCTGCAGTTTACCGTTAAGCGCGTTGAGGGTGGTCTGGTTTCAAACTATATCCTTGATAACCTTCAGGCAGGAGAAAGGGTAACCGCCCTGAAACCGGCCGGTAACTTTAATTGCATTGACTGTGTTCCTGCCAAAAAGGTAACTATGGTGAGCGCAGGGTGTGGTATTACCCCTGTGGCTTCAATGGTGAAATTCTGGCTGGAACAGGGTGTGGATATTGATATCGACTTTATCCATATGGCCAGAGACAAAGCCAACACCATCTACTTCTCTGAGCTGGAAGCGCTGGCTGAGAAACACGAAAACTTCCGTTTTAAACTGTTGCTGAAAGACAACAGTGGTACCGATTATCCGCAGGGCAGGCTGGACAAAAGCTGGCTGACAGAGCTGAGCCCGGATATTGCTGAGCGTACGGTTTATCTTTGCGGACCTGTCGGCTTTATGCAGGATGTACGCAGTTATCTTTCTGAACTTGAGTTTGATATGGCCAACTTCTTTGAAGAGAGCTTTTCACCGGAACAAGAGCAGCAAAGCAGCAATGAAGCTGACGCGGCTGATGCCGGTGGTGCGGTGTGCGTAACGGTTCCTGCCTTTGGCGCCAGTGTAGAAGCGGAAAAAGGCTCAATGCTGATCGATGCTCTGGAAAAAGGCGGAGTACCGGTGATTGCGGCGTGTCGCAGCGGGATTTGTGGCTCTTGCAAATGCAAAGTGAAAGTCGGTGAGATTGAACGAACCAGCCTCGAAACCCTGACTGAGCAAGAGATTGAAGACGGCTTTGTACTGGCTTGTTCCTGTAAAGTTAACTCAGATGTGGAAGTAAGCCTGAACTGA
- a CDS encoding AraC family transcriptional regulator, which translates to MQNRLSVRSYTLQSKTHSHNYHQLVFPVQGSIEIEVSRGNDVSYSGVVSVGDCVVIKAGWNHCFSAHQAARFVVADLTSLPQCLSETAEINFSLTEPFKAFMHYIDCQLSSQTSAAIEQNYLNLFDSLLQQQLTGKQKDSRIEKVIQQIQYDISLPHSIESLAKTACLSPTQFKKLFSQNTGLPCQKYITQQRMEKAKALLVYTDTPLQIIAEQVGYSDFSAFSRRFSGYFGQSPKSFRKSSAQI; encoded by the coding sequence ATGCAAAACAGGCTTTCGGTTCGTAGTTACACCCTTCAGTCAAAAACCCATTCACACAACTACCACCAGTTGGTGTTTCCGGTTCAGGGTTCTATTGAGATAGAAGTCAGCCGCGGTAATGATGTCAGTTACAGTGGCGTGGTTAGTGTCGGAGACTGTGTAGTAATAAAAGCAGGATGGAACCACTGCTTTAGTGCCCACCAAGCTGCCCGTTTTGTCGTGGCTGATCTCACCAGTTTGCCGCAATGTTTGTCAGAAACAGCTGAAATTAACTTTTCCCTGACGGAACCATTTAAAGCCTTTATGCACTATATTGACTGTCAGTTGTCCAGCCAAACAAGTGCTGCTATTGAACAGAACTATCTCAACTTATTCGACTCCCTGCTTCAGCAACAGCTCACCGGCAAACAGAAAGACAGCCGTATTGAGAAGGTGATTCAGCAAATTCAGTACGACATCTCCCTGCCTCACTCTATTGAGAGTCTGGCAAAAACCGCCTGTTTAAGCCCCACTCAGTTTAAAAAACTGTTCAGCCAGAACACCGGTCTGCCATGTCAAAAATACATCACTCAGCAACGGATGGAAAAAGCCAAGGCTCTGCTGGTCTATACGGATACGCCGCTGCAGATTATTGCAGAACAGGTCGGTTACAGCGATTTCTCGGCATTCAGCCGGCGCTTCTCCGGCTATTTTGGTCAATCACCTAAATCCTTCAGAAAGTCTTCCGCACAAATTTAG
- a CDS encoding DMT family transporter: MMTYLTKHSQGSIAVLLASVLWGTTGTAASFAEGVSPLAIGAATTGGGGLLLCLFSFSLYRYYLPVLIENKGLIALSTLCITLYPLAFYSSMHFAGVAIGTIVSIGSAPILTALIERILDNKPLGKCWIFACGLGLSGITLLTLSKGQLSTHSESLLGIVLGLIAGATYAFYSWGARKLIGAEIPSRVVMGSLFGLASCLLLPLLFWYGAPLAESVTNLSVALYLAVFPMLGGYLLFGFALARIPASYVTTLTLLEPVVATLLSLFVLGEVLSLSGWSGLLLIMLSLVLLVLSSPDFQTGRHHSRLSSARKGMPHFPAN, from the coding sequence ATGATGACCTATTTAACTAAGCACTCACAGGGTAGTATTGCGGTTCTTTTAGCATCGGTATTATGGGGAACCACAGGCACAGCAGCCAGCTTTGCAGAGGGTGTTTCACCGCTGGCAATCGGTGCAGCAACAACCGGTGGTGGCGGGCTGTTACTATGTCTGTTCTCCTTCTCCCTTTATCGCTACTACCTGCCAGTGTTAATAGAAAATAAAGGCCTGATAGCCCTCAGCACACTATGCATAACTCTATACCCTCTGGCGTTTTACTCCTCAATGCACTTTGCCGGAGTCGCCATTGGCACCATAGTTTCCATTGGTTCAGCCCCCATTCTGACCGCCCTTATTGAAAGAATTCTGGATAATAAGCCTCTGGGTAAATGCTGGATATTCGCCTGCGGATTAGGCCTGTCCGGTATCACACTACTTACGCTATCAAAAGGACAGCTATCAACTCATAGCGAGAGTCTTTTAGGCATAGTTTTAGGTCTTATCGCCGGAGCAACCTATGCCTTTTATTCGTGGGGAGCAAGAAAGTTAATCGGGGCTGAGATTCCATCCAGAGTAGTCATGGGCTCACTGTTTGGTTTAGCAAGTTGTCTGCTCTTACCTCTATTGTTTTGGTATGGAGCACCATTGGCAGAGTCAGTCACTAACCTGTCTGTTGCTTTATATCTGGCCGTGTTTCCTATGCTGGGCGGTTATCTGCTATTTGGCTTTGCTCTGGCGCGTATCCCTGCCAGCTATGTCACCACGTTAACCCTGCTTGAGCCTGTGGTCGCCACTTTGCTGTCACTGTTTGTACTTGGTGAAGTACTCAGTCTGTCCGGCTGGAGCGGCCTCCTGCTGATTATGCTCAGTCTGGTTCTGCTTGTTCTGTCCAGCCCGGACTTTCAGACAGGTAGACACCACTCCCGGCTATCTTCAGCAAGGAAAGGTATGCCACATTTTCCGGCAAATTAA